The following proteins are co-located in the Paludibaculum fermentans genome:
- a CDS encoding MutS-related protein: MTVRDRQGTALTALLAVCVLMLGLGWAAWKEKAFPAWYPLLPLPVVAYFVRRYTRGHGEASQAVRLLGWRASGLSRLIGEWAGKGYAGAEFDNADHVFQRDLDLFGEGSLFELMATARTSIGRRRLAEYLTQHVSLEESVERQNAVRELRPLAELREQIGLLGRFEAQESNRETFDRWFAMPVMKAPAVVRVVAVVSTAVCVISALLGLAMVLPWSLVILIVLICVPVNCGLGLAYQPDVRRVVEALQPVGVEISVFREGLELLQKSEFQSAKLRRIVDTLRQGNASSSIRWIERMILWLNERNKDWFYGPSMFLLYATQMTMAIEGWRASHQDAMKAWLDDWAEFEVLNALAGYAYEHPGDPFPELVSGGPVFEGEALGHPLLAEEICVRNDVALPGPGSFYVVSGSNMAGKSTFLRTVGINSVLAMAGAPVRARRLRLSGLRVCASISVGDSLLNRRSKFLAEVERLKLTLEHARAGEPVLFLIDEIFSGTNSHDRGIAAAAVVKTLTGYGAIGALSTHDLALTAMADETLGRNVHMGSRDGTDPMDFDYLVKPGVTKESNALAIARMAGVPI, from the coding sequence ATGACGGTGCGCGACCGCCAGGGTACGGCGCTGACCGCGCTGCTGGCGGTGTGCGTGCTCATGCTGGGCCTGGGCTGGGCGGCCTGGAAAGAGAAGGCGTTCCCGGCCTGGTATCCGCTGCTGCCGCTGCCGGTGGTCGCGTACTTCGTGAGGCGCTATACACGCGGTCATGGCGAGGCGTCGCAGGCGGTGCGGCTGCTGGGCTGGCGGGCGTCCGGATTGTCGCGGCTGATTGGCGAATGGGCGGGCAAGGGCTATGCGGGCGCCGAGTTCGACAACGCGGATCACGTCTTTCAACGCGATCTCGATCTGTTCGGAGAGGGCAGCCTGTTTGAGCTGATGGCCACGGCGCGCACGTCCATCGGAAGGCGGCGGCTGGCCGAGTACCTGACTCAGCATGTCTCCCTGGAGGAGTCGGTCGAACGCCAGAACGCCGTGCGCGAGCTGCGGCCGCTGGCGGAACTGCGCGAGCAGATTGGCCTGCTGGGCCGCTTTGAGGCACAGGAGTCGAATCGCGAGACGTTCGACCGCTGGTTTGCGATGCCGGTGATGAAGGCTCCGGCGGTGGTGCGCGTTGTGGCGGTGGTGTCGACGGCGGTCTGCGTAATTTCAGCGCTGCTGGGCCTGGCGATGGTGCTGCCCTGGTCGCTGGTCATCCTGATTGTGCTGATCTGCGTGCCGGTGAACTGCGGCCTGGGGCTGGCGTATCAGCCGGATGTGCGGCGCGTGGTGGAGGCGCTGCAGCCGGTGGGTGTCGAGATCAGCGTGTTCCGGGAAGGGCTGGAGCTGCTGCAGAAGTCGGAGTTCCAGAGCGCCAAGCTGAGACGGATTGTGGACACCCTGCGGCAGGGCAATGCGTCTTCGTCGATCCGCTGGATTGAGCGGATGATCCTGTGGCTGAACGAGCGGAATAAGGACTGGTTCTACGGGCCGTCGATGTTCCTGCTGTATGCGACGCAGATGACGATGGCGATCGAGGGCTGGCGCGCGAGCCACCAGGACGCGATGAAGGCGTGGCTCGACGACTGGGCGGAGTTCGAGGTTTTGAACGCGCTGGCCGGTTATGCCTATGAGCATCCTGGCGATCCGTTCCCGGAGCTGGTGAGCGGCGGTCCGGTGTTCGAGGGCGAGGCGCTGGGGCATCCGTTGCTGGCCGAGGAGATCTGTGTCCGCAACGATGTAGCGCTGCCGGGACCGGGTTCGTTCTATGTCGTCAGCGGCTCGAACATGGCGGGCAAGAGTACGTTCCTGCGGACGGTGGGGATCAACAGTGTCTTGGCGATGGCGGGGGCTCCGGTGCGGGCGCGGCGGCTGCGGCTATCGGGCCTGCGGGTCTGTGCTTCGATCTCGGTAGGCGATTCGCTGCTGAACCGGAGGTCGAAGTTTCTGGCCGAAGTGGAGCGGCTGAAGCTGACGCTGGAGCATGCGCGGGCCGGCGAGCCGGTGCTGTTCCTGATCGATGAGATCTTCAGCGGGACGAATTCGCACGATCGCGGGATCGCGGCGGCGGCGGTGGTGAAGACGCTCACGGGGTATGGTGCGATTGGTGCGCTGTCGACGCATGACTTGGCATTGACGGCGATGGCGGACGAGACGCTGGGGCGGAACGTCCACATGGGCAGCCGCGATGGTACGGATCCGATGGATTTCGATTACCTGGTGAAGCCGGGCGTGACGAAAGAGTCGAATGCGCTGGCCATTGCCCGGATGGCTGGTGTGCCGATATAA
- a CDS encoding class I SAM-dependent methyltransferase has protein sequence MPRLMGFFDKLFSKKKPSELTPDLANEIRRSFEESAGDEEHFPSTIDPRIYHVKLIVDYFGDLGTGRALDIGCGKGRFARILKERNPEAEVAAMDLAVAMLRFADANLDRVAGSMLDLPFRSGSFDAAYATESLEHAVDIERAVGEMCRVLKPGAKLVIIDKNAAHWGRLETPQWEKWFHDEELKKLLRRHCRHVESKPVSYWEDVEPDGMFLAWLAVK, from the coding sequence GTGCCGCGCCTAATGGGCTTCTTCGACAAGCTGTTTTCGAAAAAGAAGCCAAGTGAACTGACGCCGGATCTCGCTAACGAGATCCGGCGTTCGTTTGAGGAGTCGGCGGGGGATGAAGAGCATTTCCCGTCCACGATCGATCCGCGCATTTACCACGTGAAGCTGATCGTCGACTACTTCGGCGACCTGGGGACGGGCCGGGCGCTGGACATCGGCTGCGGCAAGGGGCGGTTTGCGCGGATCCTGAAAGAACGGAATCCGGAGGCGGAAGTCGCGGCGATGGACTTGGCCGTGGCGATGCTGCGGTTCGCGGATGCGAATCTGGATCGCGTAGCCGGTTCGATGCTCGACCTGCCGTTTCGCAGCGGTAGTTTCGACGCGGCGTATGCCACCGAGTCCCTGGAGCACGCGGTGGACATCGAGCGCGCCGTGGGCGAGATGTGCCGGGTCTTGAAGCCGGGCGCGAAGCTGGTGATCATCGACAAGAACGCCGCGCACTGGGGGCGGCTGGAGACCCCGCAGTGGGAGAAGTGGTTCCACGACGAGGAGCTCAAAAAGCTGCTGCGGCGGCATTGCCGCCACGTCGAGTCGAAACCGGTCTCCTACTGGGAGGACGTCGAGCCGGACGGCATGTTCCTGGCATGGCTGGCCGTCAAATAG
- a CDS encoding 6-phosphofructokinase, with translation MPKRIVILTGGGDVPGLNAVIKQVTYRGVGMDYEVVGVRRGWEGLTHLNLDDADSKSRYILPLTPLNTRTIDRTGGTFLHSSRTNPAKMKSLPEHLKGLTFPTKDIEKGGKVSTVFDVTTQVLKNLEALGADTVIAIGGDDTLSYARRLHDEGVKVIAIPKTMDNDVQHTEYCIGFSTAITRAESAIQRQRTTVGSHERIGIFRIFGRDAGYTALYTAYVTNIRCVIPEFKVDLDNLINLLVQDKKSNPSNYSLVLLSEGAEWEGYQVKHFGEADAYGHQKKANVGDDLAVEIKAKTKEETIVSDLTYDLRSGDPDFTDKLVACTYGNMAMDALAEGNSGLMTGIVNGCFDMVEIPDPKLGPRKVELGSMYNTERYRPNYSNKRGLPIFLCRA, from the coding sequence ATGCCCAAGCGTATTGTGATCCTTACAGGCGGCGGCGACGTCCCCGGTTTGAATGCCGTTATTAAGCAAGTAACCTACCGCGGCGTCGGCATGGACTATGAAGTGGTTGGTGTTCGTCGCGGCTGGGAGGGTCTCACCCACCTGAACCTGGACGATGCCGACAGCAAGTCGCGCTACATCCTGCCGCTCACCCCGTTGAATACCCGCACCATCGACCGCACCGGCGGCACGTTCCTGCACTCCTCGCGCACGAATCCGGCGAAGATGAAGTCGTTGCCGGAGCATCTGAAGGGCCTGACCTTCCCCACGAAGGACATTGAGAAGGGCGGCAAGGTTTCCACCGTTTTCGACGTCACGACGCAGGTTCTGAAGAACCTGGAAGCGCTGGGCGCCGACACGGTGATTGCCATCGGCGGCGACGACACGTTGAGCTACGCGCGGCGTCTGCATGACGAAGGCGTGAAGGTCATCGCGATTCCGAAAACGATGGACAACGACGTGCAGCACACCGAGTACTGCATCGGCTTTTCGACGGCCATCACGCGCGCCGAGAGCGCCATCCAGCGCCAGCGCACGACGGTGGGTTCGCATGAACGCATCGGCATCTTCCGCATCTTCGGCCGCGATGCCGGCTACACGGCGCTCTACACCGCGTATGTGACGAACATCCGCTGCGTCATCCCCGAGTTCAAGGTGGACCTGGACAACCTCATCAACCTGCTGGTGCAGGACAAGAAGAGCAATCCTTCCAACTACTCGCTGGTGCTGCTGTCGGAAGGCGCCGAGTGGGAAGGCTACCAGGTGAAGCATTTTGGTGAAGCCGACGCCTATGGCCACCAGAAGAAGGCCAATGTCGGTGACGACTTGGCGGTGGAGATCAAGGCGAAGACGAAGGAAGAGACGATCGTCAGCGACCTGACCTACGACCTGCGCTCGGGCGATCCGGACTTCACGGACAAGCTGGTGGCGTGCACCTACGGCAACATGGCGATGGACGCCCTGGCCGAAGGCAACAGCGGCCTGATGACGGGTATCGTCAACGGCTGTTTCGACATGGTGGAGATCCCCGATCCGAAGCTGGGACCGCGCAAGGTGGAACTGGGCTCGATGTACAACACCGAGCGGTACCGCCCGAACTACTCCAACAAGCGGGGCCTGCCGATCTTCCTGTGCCGCGCCTAA